CAGCCCTTCAGGCTGCAACCGCCTCAAAGAGTAACTTTGGGTACACATCTAGTTGATAAAGGTTCTGCATTTTATTTTGTCTCCGTCCCTTACCTGGGTATTTTTTGTGAAAATACTTTTGTAGGACTTGTAAAACCATTGGTTCGCCTCCTGTTTAGGTATTTGGAGAATTTCTTTTTCTAAAAGAATAAACAAAAGTGTAACTTGTCGTTTGCCGAATCGACTACATTAATTAACAAAAACACTTAAGATAACAGGATTTAACTGAAGACTATGGCTCAAACTGTGACCCAGAATCAGGGAGGGAAAGCGGCTTTTGAGTCGCTTGATATTGAACTGCATAATGTTTTTAAGTTTTTTAACCAAGAGCCAGCGGTACATGGAGTAGACCTGGAAGTCAGGCAGGGAGAATTCTTTAGTATCTTGGGTCCCTCCGGTTGTGGAAAGACAACTACGCTGCGCTTGATAGCTGGGTTTGAAAGAGCCGACGCCGGCAAGGTGTTGATTCGAGGTCAGTCTGTGGTAAATGTTCCTCCTTATCGCCGACCTGTCAACACTGTATTTCAAAGCTATGCTTTGTTTAATCACTTGAATGTTTGGGATAATGTCGCATTTGGACTGCGGCTGAAAAAATTACGCAAAGCAGAAATTCAAAGCAGAGTTAAAGAAGCTCTAGAACTAGTGAAAATGGAAGGGTTGCGATCGCGCTTTCCCAGTCAACTATCTGGCGGTCAACAGCAAAGGATCGCATTGGCAAGGGCGCTTGTTAATCGTCCCGCAGTGTTGCTACTAGATGAACCTCTTGGGGCGCTAGACTTAAAACTGCGTAAAGAAATGCAGGTTGAACTCTCAAATTTACATAAAGAACTGGGGTTGACCTTTATCTTGGTGACTCACGACCAAGAAGAGGCATTGTCCTTGTCAGATCGCATTGCTGTCATGAATCAAGGCAAAATTGAGCAAATAGGCATCCCTAACGAAATTTACGAACAACCCCAGACACTATTTGTAGCCGATTTTATTGGTGATACCAATTTATTTGAAGGTGAAATAGCAGGTGTGGATGCTTTCAACGTCAGAATTTTGACAAAAACAGGCATCTCAATTGTCGTGACCCGCCAACAGAATACACCAACAGAAATATCGCAAGCAGTGGTAGTCAGTGTCCGCCCAGAAAAAATTCAGCTTTCGCTTTATAAACCCAGTTTGCAAACGAACTGCTTTGAAGGACGGCTAGTCAACATCATGTATCTCGGAACGCACATTAATTATATTGTCCAATTGATAAACGGCCTACGCATCACTGTTTTGCAGCCCAATACTTTTGGTAATTTGCCAGGTCGTGAAACACCCATATATGCATGGTGGGCTGAAAATGACTGTTTGGCTTTAGTCAAGAGTTAAAAGTCAAGAGTCAAGAGTCAAGAGTCAAGAATAAGTAAATGTCTAGTAAATATTTTCAAGAATTACGGGTTTAGAAATTGGCAGAAGGATTAGCAGATGAAATTTGGAAAATTGTAGACGGATGGAATTTGTTTGCCAAGGATACAATTGGTAAACAGATTGTAAGGTCAGCAGATAGCATCGGGGCAAATATAGCGGAAGGAGTTGGAAGAGGTACATATCAAGATAACCGACGATTCGTAAGAATTGCGAGAGGTTCTTTAAACGAAACTCAACACTGGCTAAGAAGAGCATATAGCCGTAACTTATTGACAGCCGAACAGATAGATACACTAAAGTTAATCATTAAATGACCTAAGACCCCAATTAAATTCATATCTTAAATCAACAGGTAATGCTCCAGAAGAACCTTGACTCTTAACTCTTGACCCTTGACCCTTGACTTTTAACTAATGACAAACAGACGGCAATTTCTAAAAGGAATAGCTGCACTTTCTAGCTTGTCTTTAGCTAGTTGTGGCTGGAGACTTGGCAATGTGCGAGCTTATTCTGCTACCCAAGGTCCTCGTGACCAACTTTATGTTTATACTTGGGAGCAATATACAGATAAAGAATTATTCAAAACTTTTAACGCCCAAATAGGGATTAAACTGTTTGCAGATGTGTTTGATTCAAATGAAACCATGTTGAGTAAGCTGCAAGCTGGCGGTGGTGGTGCTTATAGTGTGATTTACCCAAGCGACTACATGGTGCAGAAGATGGTGACCTTGGGGTTGTTAACAGAATTAAATCGCGATCGCTTAATCGGTTTAGATAATTTATTTCTAAGGTTTCAAAATCCTACATATGACCCCAATAACCGTCACAGTTTACCCTTTAGTTGGGGGACAACGGGTTTTATTTACAATTCCGAAAAACTAAAAACTCCGCCAGAAGATTGGGAGTATCTTTGGCAGAATCAAGAACAACTGTCAAAGCGGATAACCTTGATGAATGATGTCCGAGAGGTGATGGGTGGAGTATTACGGATGCTGGGTTACTCCTACAACTCAAAAGACGAAAACGAAATTAAACAAGCTTATGAAAAGTTGAAGGTTCTCAAACCTGCACTTGCAGCTTTTACCACAGATGCTTGGCGTAACCAAATTTTGGCAGGAGATTTACTTTTGGCAATGTGTTACTCATCAGATGCGGTGAAAATCTCTAAAGAAAATCCTAAATTAAAGTATGTGATTCCTAAGAGCGGTTCCTCATTATGGACTGATACAATAGTTATTCCCAAAACAGCCCCAAATATTGAGGGAGCCTATGCTTGGATTAACTTGATTTTACGACCAGAAGTGGCAGCCCAAACGAGTCAACGCCTCAGTCTTTCTACACCTAACCGTGCTGGGTTTGAGCAATTACCCAAGAAAGTGCAGAATAATTCTAGCTTATTTCCCCCAGAGTCGATTCTAGAAAAGTGCGAACGTCTCGCTCCTTTGGGGCAAATTGAAGAGGTTTACGAACGCTACTGGACCCAATTAACGAGTGGCTAAGATTTTGGTTTGTACAATTTGAGTTCTCAATTTCCTTGGTACATACCAAACACAGTAAAGCTCTGATAGAGCTTGGTTTAGAAGAGCGTTTAGATGCTGTGGAGCGTCCATCCAAAATTGCTTACAACGCTAAAGGAGACTACGACCTTGCAATTGCTGATTACAATGCAGCTATCAAATTAGACCCTAACTCAGTCTACGCTTACTACTACCGAGGGTTAGTTTACAAAAATCAAGGCAGTAAAGACAAGGCGGTTGCAGACTTCAAGAAAGTTCTGGAATTAAATAAAGATAGAGATTTAAGCCAAAGAGCTTCTAAACAACTTCAAGAACTCTCCACGTTTTGAGCCATTTTTTACCATCAGTTAATGATGAGAAGGACGTTTTAAGAATATTGAGGCTAAAATCCAAAATTTAAGACCCAGCACTCTCCTCTTTAGGAACGCCGTTTTTGTCCCGTTTCAAACTTTCTTCTAGGGCTTGAATTTGTTCTCTTCGGGCTTCCAATTCTAAGGAACGGCGTGCTAAGTCCTGGTTTTGCAATGTTAGGTTTTGTCGCCACTGTTCTGCTCGATCAGCTTCTTGTCGTAAGAAATCTGGAGTAATACCAGTGGTCAGGTAAGTCTTCACTAAATTTAACACCCAATTGCTGGCATCTTCCAATCTTTCTATGTCACCTGTAGGAGAAAGCTCCACCA
The sequence above is a segment of the Mastigocladopsis repens PCC 10914 genome. Coding sequences within it:
- a CDS encoding tetratricopeptide repeat protein yields the protein MVHTKHSKALIELGLEERLDAVERPSKIAYNAKGDYDLAIADYNAAIKLDPNSVYAYYYRGLVYKNQGSKDKAVADFKKVLELNKDRDLSQRASKQLQELSTF
- a CDS encoding polyamine ABC transporter substrate-binding protein — translated: MTNRRQFLKGIAALSSLSLASCGWRLGNVRAYSATQGPRDQLYVYTWEQYTDKELFKTFNAQIGIKLFADVFDSNETMLSKLQAGGGGAYSVIYPSDYMVQKMVTLGLLTELNRDRLIGLDNLFLRFQNPTYDPNNRHSLPFSWGTTGFIYNSEKLKTPPEDWEYLWQNQEQLSKRITLMNDVREVMGGVLRMLGYSYNSKDENEIKQAYEKLKVLKPALAAFTTDAWRNQILAGDLLLAMCYSSDAVKISKENPKLKYVIPKSGSSLWTDTIVIPKTAPNIEGAYAWINLILRPEVAAQTSQRLSLSTPNRAGFEQLPKKVQNNSSLFPPESILEKCERLAPLGQIEEVYERYWTQLTSG
- a CDS encoding ABC transporter ATP-binding protein, with the translated sequence MAQTVTQNQGGKAAFESLDIELHNVFKFFNQEPAVHGVDLEVRQGEFFSILGPSGCGKTTTLRLIAGFERADAGKVLIRGQSVVNVPPYRRPVNTVFQSYALFNHLNVWDNVAFGLRLKKLRKAEIQSRVKEALELVKMEGLRSRFPSQLSGGQQQRIALARALVNRPAVLLLDEPLGALDLKLRKEMQVELSNLHKELGLTFILVTHDQEEALSLSDRIAVMNQGKIEQIGIPNEIYEQPQTLFVADFIGDTNLFEGEIAGVDAFNVRILTKTGISIVVTRQQNTPTEISQAVVVSVRPEKIQLSLYKPSLQTNCFEGRLVNIMYLGTHINYIVQLINGLRITVLQPNTFGNLPGRETPIYAWWAENDCLALVKS
- a CDS encoding four helix bundle protein: MAEGLADEIWKIVDGWNLFAKDTIGKQIVRSADSIGANIAEGVGRGTYQDNRRFVRIARGSLNETQHWLRRAYSRNLLTAEQIDTLKLIIK